A genomic segment from Aegilops tauschii subsp. strangulata cultivar AL8/78 chromosome 1, Aet v6.0, whole genome shotgun sequence encodes:
- the LOC109752269 gene encoding F-box protein At5g07610-like has product MAKRSRKKKQQPAENLPDDLLVEVLARVPYRSLCRFKCVSKAWRALCSDPGLRRKRSPQALSGFFCYARGGWKNKLRFLNLSGRGRPLVDPGLPFLRGAWDGSVQTVDCCGGLLLCECWKRSCTTSSDADAEYLVCNPATEEWTVLPALEELLQPRNIIRLGFDPAAPSRFAVFVLVRDDGITRVEIFSSETGRWTSKESEWGDLTSVVDHNGSLSLFFGGTLHLTTHDSSVIMVDAEGNTWRKIRMPLTVADTSDYGYIGQSQGRLYAMHMDYTNGNRQLSVWVLEDYASGQWTLKHTASMSELIGHDEL; this is encoded by the exons ATGGCAAAGCGGTCcaggaagaagaagcagcagccggcggagaaccTTCCCGACGATCTCCTCGTGGAGGTCCTGGCGCGGGTGCCCTACAGATCGCTCTGCCGCTTCAAGTGCGTGTCCAAAGCATGGCGCGCCCTCTGCTCCGACCCCGGCCTCCGCCGGAAGAGGTCGCCGCAGGCCCTATCGGGCTTCTTCTGCTACGCTCGCGGCGGCTGGAAGAACAAGCTCCGCTTCCTCAACCTGTCGGGCCGAGGCCGGCCCCTCGTGGACCCCGGCCTCCCTTTCCTGCGCGGCGCGTGGGACGGGAGCGTCCAGACCGTGGACTGCTGCGGCGGCCTCCTCCTTTGCGAGTGCTGGAAGAGGTCGTGTACGACCAGCTCCGACGCCGACGCAGAGTACCTTGTGTGCAATCCAGCTACGGAGGAGTGGACTGTCTTGCCTGCTCTCGAGGAGCTGCTTCAGCCGAGGAACATCATCCGTCTGGGTTTCGACCCGGCCGCTCCCTCCCGCTTCGCCGTGTTCGTGCTCGTGCGGGACGACGGGATCACCAGAGTGGAGATCTTCTCATCGGAAACCGGAAGGTGGACTTCCAAGGAGAGCGAATGGGGCGACCTCACCAGCGTGGTCGATCATAATGGTTCACTCTCTCTCTTCTTCGGTGGCACGCTGCATCTAACTACCCACGATTCTTCGGTGATCATGGTGGATGCGGAAGGGAATACTTGGCGGAAAATCCGAATGCCGCTCACCGTAGCAGACACCTCCGATTATGGTTATATTGGGCAATCTCAGGGACGCCTGTATGCAATGCATATGGATTACACTAATGGTAATCGCCAGCTCTCAGTCTGGGTTCTTGAAGATTATGCCAGTGGGCAGTGGACTCTGAAGCATACCGCCAGCATGTCGGAATTGATAGGCCATGATGAG TTGTGA